A single Chryseobacterium sp. DNA region contains:
- a CDS encoding RidA family protein, giving the protein MKQIINTVNAPAAIGPYSQANMANGVLYISGQIPVDPATGKLVEGIEKETHQVMKNLEAILTEAGMTFKNVVKATIFLKSMDDFAVMNDIYASYLDADSYPARETVQVSCLPKNVDIEISMIAHQD; this is encoded by the coding sequence ATGAAACAAATAATCAACACAGTTAATGCACCTGCAGCTATCGGACCTTATTCACAAGCTAATATGGCAAACGGAGTTTTGTATATCTCCGGACAGATTCCTGTAGATCCTGCAACTGGTAAATTGGTAGAAGGCATTGAAAAAGAAACGCATCAGGTAATGAAAAACCTTGAGGCTATTCTTACAGAAGCCGGAATGACCTTTAAAAATGTTGTAAAAGCTACAATCTTCCTTAAAAGTATGGATGATTTTGCTGTAATGAATGATATTTATGCTTCTTACTTAGATGCGGACAGCTACCCGGCACGTGAAACAGTACAGGTTTCTTGCCTGCCTAAAAATGTAGATATTGAAATTTCTATGATCGCACATCAGGATTAA
- a CDS encoding trypsin-like peptidase domain-containing protein, with translation MKSTLKKLLPFAVVGVISGATTVGAIQYFGQHSNNGDQSYFTTSAPTASFVGMNTGATGDDFVKAAKTTVPAVVTIKNYQSRTSSRASEQDLFDFFFGDPFGGGRGQQRQKQQQAPDNMPSGMGSGVIISPDGYIISNNHVVAGANKLEVVLSNKKSYIATLVGTDPNTDISLLKIEEKGLPYLNFANSDNIDVGQWVLAVGNPLGLNSTVTAGIVSAKGRGIGILGSQGKATNPIESFIQTDAAINPGNSGGALVNTNGDLIGINSAIQSTTGYYQGYGFAVPANLARKIVEDIKKFGIVQRGFLGVQSLDLSNDQLIAAYNKQNKTNIKVGSGIYVTGFGDNSGAEDAGLKKGDIITKVDNYDITDFADLSMSVGSKRPGDKVQVTYLRNGKESTATVTLRDQKGGTSTRTKADLSVTEKIGAEFDPLNDRFKTEYGLNSGVVAKNVSEGSEMAKIGIVDNYIIIEINGKPVNSQKDVEKVLDKYQGNVQVKFVDDYGRIYTKGFKMP, from the coding sequence ATGAAGAGTACTTTAAAAAAACTATTACCATTTGCAGTAGTCGGAGTCATCTCAGGAGCTACTACCGTTGGAGCAATACAATATTTTGGACAACATTCCAACAACGGAGATCAATCTTATTTCACAACATCAGCACCTACAGCCTCATTTGTGGGAATGAATACGGGAGCTACAGGCGATGATTTTGTAAAAGCAGCGAAAACAACCGTACCCGCTGTAGTTACCATTAAAAATTATCAAAGCAGAACTTCAAGCAGAGCTTCAGAGCAGGATCTGTTTGATTTCTTCTTCGGAGATCCGTTCGGAGGAGGAAGAGGCCAGCAAAGGCAGAAGCAACAACAGGCTCCTGATAATATGCCTTCAGGAATGGGTTCCGGGGTAATCATCTCTCCTGACGGGTATATTATTTCCAATAACCACGTAGTGGCAGGCGCCAATAAACTGGAGGTGGTATTAAGCAATAAGAAATCATACATTGCCACTTTGGTGGGGACCGATCCTAATACAGACATTTCGTTACTGAAGATTGAAGAAAAGGGACTTCCCTATTTAAATTTTGCCAATTCAGACAATATCGACGTGGGACAGTGGGTCCTTGCAGTAGGAAATCCATTGGGATTAAACTCAACAGTAACGGCGGGTATTGTTTCTGCGAAAGGAAGAGGGATTGGTATTCTGGGAAGCCAGGGAAAAGCAACTAATCCTATTGAAAGCTTTATCCAGACTGATGCTGCCATCAACCCGGGTAACTCCGGAGGGGCGTTGGTAAATACCAACGGAGATCTTATCGGAATCAACTCGGCAATTCAGTCTACTACAGGATATTACCAGGGCTATGGATTTGCAGTTCCTGCAAACCTGGCAAGAAAAATTGTTGAGGACATCAAGAAGTTTGGAATTGTACAGAGAGGATTCTTAGGGGTTCAATCACTGGATCTTTCCAACGATCAGCTGATAGCAGCATATAACAAGCAGAATAAAACCAATATAAAAGTAGGTTCCGGAATATATGTTACAGGATTTGGAGATAATAGCGGAGCAGAAGATGCAGGTCTGAAAAAAGGAGATATCATTACCAAGGTAGACAATTATGATATTACGGATTTTGCTGACCTTTCCATGTCTGTCGGAAGCAAGCGTCCTGGAGATAAAGTTCAGGTAACCTATTTAAGAAATGGTAAGGAATCAACGGCCACTGTAACCCTTAGAGACCAGAAAGGCGGTACCTCCACAAGAACTAAGGCAGATCTTAGCGTCACTGAGAAAATCGGGGCCGAATTTGATCCCCTTAATGACAGATTCAAAACAGAATATGGGCTGAACAGTGGTGTCGTTGCTAAAAATGTTTCTGAAGGAAGCGAAATGGCTAAAATCGGGATCGTAGATAACTACATCATCATTGAAATCAATGGTAAGCCGGTCAACTCACAGAAAGACGTAGAAAAAGTATTGGATAAATACCAGGGTAATGTACAGGTTAAATTTGTAGATGACTACGGAAGAATCTATACAAAAGGATTCAAAATGCCATAA
- a CDS encoding rhodanese-related sulfurtransferase: protein MQLYNTLSAEERAQLIDEAGKERLTLSFYAYANIQDPKKFRDELFIAWNALDALGRIYVAHEGINAQMSVPADQFEAFRNTLEVYDFMKGIRLNVAVEQDNHSFLKLTIKVRHKIVADGLNDDTFDVTNKGIHLKAQEFNNLLEDPNTIVVDFRNHYESEVGHFEGAITPDVENFRESLPIINEQLQDFKEDKNLLMYCTGGIRCEKASAYFKHQGFKNVYQLEGGIIEYTRQIKEEGIKSKFIGKNFVFDHRLGERITDDIISQCHQCGKPCDNHTNCSNDACHLLFIQCDECKAAMENCCSTECLDIIHLPLEEQIKLRKGLQVGNKVFRKGKSDALKFKNSGDLPTQPLAKAKAETKNIRQKIAFKKVLVGKAEHYYSKSKIAQFLIENRTLSVGDKVLISGPTTGEQELTMTEIYVNGKPSETAKKGDQITFELPFRVRLSDKLYKITQAENA, encoded by the coding sequence ATGCAACTGTATAACACCTTAAGCGCAGAAGAAAGAGCTCAACTTATTGATGAAGCTGGTAAGGAACGCCTTACATTGTCTTTCTATGCGTATGCCAACATTCAAGATCCTAAAAAATTTCGCGACGAATTATTTATAGCCTGGAACGCACTTGATGCTCTTGGCCGTATTTATGTTGCCCATGAGGGAATTAATGCTCAGATGAGTGTTCCTGCGGATCAATTTGAAGCTTTTCGCAATACACTGGAAGTGTACGATTTTATGAAAGGAATTCGTTTAAATGTAGCGGTTGAGCAGGACAATCATTCCTTTTTAAAACTGACCATTAAAGTAAGACATAAAATTGTTGCTGACGGTTTGAATGACGATACTTTCGATGTGACCAATAAAGGAATTCACCTAAAAGCGCAGGAATTTAATAATTTGCTTGAAGATCCCAATACGATTGTCGTTGATTTTAGGAATCACTATGAAAGTGAAGTCGGTCATTTTGAAGGCGCTATTACGCCTGATGTTGAAAACTTTAGAGAAAGTTTGCCGATTATCAATGAACAATTACAGGATTTTAAAGAAGATAAAAACCTTTTAATGTATTGTACCGGTGGAATACGTTGTGAAAAGGCCAGTGCTTACTTTAAACATCAGGGTTTTAAAAACGTGTACCAATTAGAAGGCGGGATTATTGAATATACCCGTCAAATAAAGGAAGAAGGGATAAAAAGTAAGTTTATTGGGAAGAACTTTGTATTTGATCACCGTTTAGGAGAACGGATTACAGATGATATTATTTCGCAGTGCCATCAATGTGGCAAGCCTTGCGACAACCATACCAATTGCTCTAATGACGCTTGTCATTTATTATTTATTCAATGCGACGAATGTAAAGCAGCGATGGAAAACTGTTGTTCTACAGAATGCCTGGATATCATACATCTGCCTTTGGAGGAACAAATAAAATTAAGAAAGGGGCTGCAGGTTGGAAATAAAGTCTTTAGAAAAGGTAAATCTGATGCTTTGAAATTTAAAAATTCAGGCGATCTGCCTACTCAGCCTTTAGCAAAAGCAAAAGCCGAAACAAAAAATATCCGCCAAAAAATAGCTTTCAAAAAGGTACTCGTTGGAAAAGCGGAGCACTATTATTCAAAATCAAAAATTGCCCAGTTTTTAATTGAAAACAGAACACTTTCAGTAGGCGATAAAGTATTGATTTCAGGTCCTACAACCGGTGAGCAGGAGCTTACCATGACAGAAATTTATGTAAACGGAAAACCTAGCGAAACGGCAAAAAAAGGAGATCAGATCACTTTTGAGCTTCCGTTCAGGGTTCGTTTATCTGATAAATTATATAAAATCACGCAGGCTGAAAACGCATAA
- a CDS encoding 5-formyltetrahydrofolate cyclo-ligase, with product MLKAELRIKYMQKRKALSTDGAFFLSEKIFENFIIYFKPKEGEKVHIFIPILEKKEINTPVFIQYFLERNIRVFVPKVVNDKLISIEIFKDTVFETSRWGIPEPVSNEDSGEYDFHYVITPLLYCDKNGNRVGYGKGFYDGLFQSISPKAKKIGVNYFDPEEYVDDLWENDIPLDYLVTSTAVLSFLSGLE from the coding sequence ATGTTAAAAGCTGAGCTTAGAATAAAATATATGCAAAAAAGAAAGGCCTTGTCAACTGATGGGGCTTTCTTCTTATCTGAAAAGATTTTCGAGAATTTTATTATTTATTTTAAGCCTAAAGAAGGGGAGAAGGTGCACATTTTTATTCCGATTTTAGAAAAAAAAGAAATCAATACCCCAGTCTTCATTCAATATTTTTTAGAACGGAATATCAGGGTCTTTGTGCCTAAAGTGGTCAATGATAAACTGATCAGTATTGAGATCTTTAAAGATACCGTATTTGAAACAAGCCGCTGGGGGATTCCGGAGCCGGTTTCTAATGAGGATTCCGGGGAATATGATTTTCATTATGTAATTACTCCTTTGCTGTATTGTGATAAAAACGGAAACAGGGTAGGGTACGGGAAAGGGTTTTATGACGGACTTTTTCAAAGCATATCACCAAAGGCAAAAAAAATCGGAGTCAATTACTTTGACCCCGAAGAATATGTTGATGATCTCTGGGAAAATGATATTCCCCTGGATTATTTGGTTACTTCTACAGCAGTACTGTCTTTCTTAAGCGGTTTGGAATAA
- a CDS encoding RNA methyltransferase: MLIESFQNDKIKNVTKLLTDNRFRKKSKVFVVEGQQENERAVQYHFEPLEYFICENIFKGKIPGGKVHYVSEKVYEKIAYRGSSEGIIGIYQAKETPLSSFIPKENSTVIIVEGVEKPGNLGAILRSCEAFGIDALIVADGKTDFYNPNVIRSSVGCLFGMEVYQAENEETLEFLQKNHFNMYTTLMDESADDLYKRDFTQRSAVLFGTEHSGLSDFWIGKGQNTLIPMAGSIDSLNLSNAVAITCYESLRQKKG, from the coding sequence ATGTTGATAGAAAGTTTTCAAAACGATAAAATAAAAAATGTCACTAAGCTCCTTACTGACAACAGATTTCGTAAAAAATCTAAAGTATTTGTAGTAGAAGGACAGCAGGAAAATGAGAGAGCTGTACAATATCATTTTGAGCCTTTGGAATATTTTATTTGTGAAAATATCTTTAAAGGAAAAATCCCTGGTGGCAAAGTCCATTATGTAAGTGAAAAAGTATATGAAAAAATAGCTTACAGAGGGAGCTCGGAAGGTATTATCGGCATTTATCAGGCGAAGGAAACTCCTTTATCATCATTCATTCCAAAAGAAAACTCAACTGTTATCATTGTGGAAGGGGTAGAAAAACCTGGAAATCTGGGCGCTATTTTAAGAAGCTGTGAAGCATTTGGAATTGATGCTCTTATTGTAGCAGACGGAAAAACAGACTTTTACAATCCGAATGTAATCAGATCCAGCGTAGGCTGCCTTTTTGGAATGGAAGTGTACCAGGCTGAAAATGAAGAAACCCTGGAATTTCTTCAGAAAAATCATTTCAATATGTACACAACCCTTATGGATGAAAGTGCTGATGATCTTTATAAAAGGGATTTTACCCAACGGTCTGCGGTGTTATTCGGGACTGAGCATTCCGGGTTAAGTGATTTCTGGATTGGAAAAGGTCAAAATACATTGATTCCTATGGCCGGAAGTATCGACTCTTTAAACCTGAGCAACGCTGTAGCAATTACCTGCTATGAATCTTTGAGACAGAAGAAAGGGTAA
- a CDS encoding CPBP family intramembrane glutamic endopeptidase, protein MNKNIRFFSIFILGFSVYYLFDLYCFKSIQNFSKNIFQSKAIAHVTAYSLTLLPLLITLKVLLPEKNITDLLSLDKPIIKGFTLSFTGTLPMILGYSLHFNLLSKVDFESLFINTISSAFFEEIIFRAFLIGILFRFSRLGFLSSVLFGSLLFAQVHLYQSQNTTELFEIFAITLAGSIFFAWVYFENEFNLWTAIFLHFFMNLYWELFTVSGNVSGNLYGNLYKIISIIQIMLITVYCKRRKNIPYQISRKSLFIKTKQVQS, encoded by the coding sequence ATGAACAAAAATATCCGTTTTTTTTCAATTTTTATCCTGGGATTCTCTGTCTATTACCTCTTTGATTTATACTGCTTTAAGAGTATACAGAATTTCTCAAAAAATATATTTCAAAGTAAAGCAATAGCACATGTTACAGCCTATTCCTTAACACTGCTTCCATTGCTCATCACTTTAAAGGTTTTATTGCCTGAGAAGAATATTACAGATTTACTCTCCCTGGACAAACCTATTATAAAGGGGTTTACCTTATCCTTTACAGGCACACTGCCTATGATATTGGGATATTCGTTGCATTTTAACCTGCTTTCCAAAGTAGACTTTGAATCCTTATTCATCAATACCATTTCGTCCGCATTTTTTGAAGAAATCATATTCAGAGCTTTTCTGATCGGGATTTTATTCAGATTCAGCAGACTGGGATTTCTTTCATCAGTACTTTTCGGCTCTTTATTATTTGCGCAGGTTCACTTGTATCAAAGTCAGAACACAACAGAGCTATTTGAGATTTTTGCCATCACATTGGCAGGTTCTATTTTTTTTGCATGGGTTTATTTTGAAAATGAATTTAATCTTTGGACTGCCATATTCCTTCATTTCTTCATGAATTTATATTGGGAGCTTTTTACGGTATCTGGCAATGTCTCCGGAAACTTATATGGTAATTTATATAAAATCATTTCCATCATCCAAATTATGCTCATTACGGTCTATTGCAAAAGAAGAAAAAACATACCCTATCAGATCTCCCGGAAGAGCCTTTTTATAAAAACCAAACAAGTTCAATCATAA
- a CDS encoding LytTR family transcriptional regulator DNA-binding domain-containing protein, with protein MIRISLSNLLNQIETTMIKKCHRSYIAHLGKVKNIKGNAQGYKLILPEIEFEIPVSRSFISSIIPQLKMAKK; from the coding sequence ATGATCAGAATCAGTTTATCCAATCTTTTAAATCAGATAGAAACTACAATGATCAAAAAATGCCATCGTTCTTATATTGCTCATTTGGGAAAAGTTAAAAATATCAAAGGAAATGCTCAGGGATATAAACTTATTCTCCCTGAAATCGAGTTTGAAATCCCCGTTTCCAGAAGCTTTATTTCTTCAATTATCCCACAATTAAAAATGGCTAAAAAATAA
- the rmuC gene encoding DNA recombination protein RmuC: protein MEMIYLLIGFITGGLLGAAILYFALKSSMVSRSAYDELNNLHIKSNSDFTNANLKIQELNLENSKEKEQNLLHQDLLNDLKNEFAKISAEYSSLNSQFQELKQLNFKQTCSIENLVAEKQEVFSKNAELAAKNESLQKLLDTQKDEITKIQEESKLQFENLANKILEEKTEKFTEQNQLNLRNILNPLQEKINNFEKKVENTHKESIDYHAALREQIIGLKDLNLQMSKETLNLTKALKGDSKMQGNWGELILERVLEKSGLEKGREYEVQKSHMTSEGNRVQPDVIINLPDGKKMIIDSKVSLVAYERFVNEENEEQKSLYLREHITSLKRHVEQLSSKSYHDLYQMESPDFVLLFIPIEPAFAIALNDDSSLYNKAFEKNIVIVTPSTLLATLRTIDSMWTNQKQQENAIEIARQAGALYDKFEGFVNNLQRIGRKLDEARSEYDGAMNKLTEGRGNLVTAAQKLKIMGAKATKSLPENLITKAKFNDENQGLEIEHLQQFFDSPESEDSSL from the coding sequence ATGGAGATGATATATTTACTTATTGGATTTATTACCGGCGGGCTATTGGGTGCTGCCATTCTATATTTTGCACTGAAATCATCAATGGTCTCAAGAAGCGCTTATGATGAATTAAATAATTTACATATTAAAAGCAACTCAGACTTTACTAATGCAAACCTGAAAATACAGGAGCTGAACCTGGAAAACAGTAAAGAAAAAGAACAGAATCTTCTCCATCAGGATCTCTTGAATGATCTGAAAAATGAATTCGCAAAAATCTCTGCTGAATATTCCTCGCTGAACAGCCAGTTCCAGGAATTGAAACAGCTTAATTTTAAACAGACCTGTTCTATAGAAAACCTGGTGGCTGAGAAACAGGAAGTTTTTTCTAAAAATGCCGAGCTTGCCGCAAAAAATGAAAGCCTTCAGAAATTATTGGATACCCAAAAAGATGAGATCACAAAAATTCAGGAAGAATCGAAATTGCAGTTTGAGAACCTGGCGAATAAGATCCTGGAGGAAAAAACTGAGAAGTTTACGGAACAGAATCAGCTTAACCTAAGAAATATTTTAAACCCTCTCCAGGAAAAGATAAACAATTTCGAGAAAAAGGTAGAAAATACCCATAAAGAAAGTATAGACTATCATGCTGCGCTTAGAGAACAGATCATTGGACTGAAAGATCTGAACCTCCAAATGAGTAAGGAGACCTTAAACTTAACGAAAGCTTTAAAAGGGGACAGTAAAATGCAGGGAAACTGGGGAGAGCTGATTCTGGAAAGGGTTTTAGAAAAATCAGGTCTTGAAAAAGGCAGAGAGTATGAAGTTCAGAAAAGTCATATGACGTCGGAGGGGAACCGTGTACAGCCGGATGTCATTATCAATCTTCCTGACGGCAAGAAAATGATCATCGACTCAAAAGTTTCCCTGGTAGCCTACGAGAGATTTGTCAATGAAGAAAATGAAGAGCAAAAATCTTTATATCTAAGAGAGCATATCACTTCCTTAAAAAGGCATGTTGAGCAATTGAGCAGTAAAAGCTATCATGATCTTTATCAAATGGAAAGCCCGGATTTTGTTTTATTGTTTATCCCTATTGAACCGGCTTTCGCCATTGCATTGAATGATGACAGCTCGTTATATAATAAGGCTTTTGAAAAAAATATAGTCATTGTCACCCCATCCACATTATTGGCGACCTTAAGAACGATCGACAGTATGTGGACCAATCAGAAACAACAGGAAAATGCAATAGAAATAGCAAGGCAGGCAGGTGCGTTATATGATAAATTTGAGGGATTTGTAAACAATCTTCAGAGAATAGGCAGAAAGCTCGATGAAGCCCGGTCCGAATATGACGGAGCCATGAACAAACTTACTGAAGGAAGAGGAAATCTGGTAACAGCTGCTCAAAAATTAAAAATTATGGGAGCCAAAGCCACAAAATCATTACCTGAAAATTTGATTACAAAAGCGAAATTTAATGACGAAAATCAGGGTTTGGAAATAGAACATCTCCAACAATTTTTTGACAGTCCTGAATCTGAAGATTCATCATTATGA
- a CDS encoding response regulator transcription factor: MNILLVEDDQRISNFLLKGLSEAGYNITLADSGEKAREFLNTYDFDIILMDIMLPGLDGMQLTQLIRFKGNYTPILVLSALNSPDDKIKMLDLGADDYLSKPFHFDELISRIKALTRRTRLSYQKENQRLSCGNIIIDTDLHKVTQNDHEIGFSPTEYKLFTFLMEHKNKVLSRTQILHHVWGIDFDNATNVVDVYISYVRNKIDETDQKIIHTVKGTGYLIKD, encoded by the coding sequence ATGAATATTTTGTTGGTAGAAGATGATCAGAGAATTAGTAACTTCCTGCTAAAAGGACTTTCTGAAGCCGGTTACAATATAACCCTTGCCGATTCGGGGGAAAAAGCACGAGAGTTTCTCAATACCTATGATTTTGATATCATATTAATGGATATTATGCTTCCCGGGCTGGATGGGATGCAGCTTACCCAACTCATAAGATTTAAAGGGAATTATACGCCGATTCTGGTGCTGAGTGCACTCAACAGTCCTGATGACAAAATTAAAATGCTGGACCTGGGGGCAGATGATTATTTATCTAAACCGTTCCATTTTGATGAGCTTATCTCAAGAATCAAAGCCCTTACAAGGCGTACCAGACTGAGCTACCAAAAAGAAAATCAACGGCTGTCCTGCGGTAATATCATAATTGATACAGACCTTCACAAGGTGACGCAGAATGATCACGAAATTGGATTCTCTCCTACAGAATATAAACTTTTTACCTTCCTGATGGAACATAAGAATAAAGTCCTGAGCAGAACCCAGATTCTGCACCATGTGTGGGGAATTGATTTTGATAATGCTACGAATGTTGTGGATGTTTACATCTCTTATGTACGTAATAAGATTGATGAAACGGATCAGAAAATTATTCATACCGTAAAAGGAACAGGATATTTAATTAAAGACTGA
- a CDS encoding HAMP domain-containing sensor histidine kinase, with protein MTLRNRFTLISSLSFGIVSIVTFVVIFFAYYDSTRIFYFEKLRNTALISAIYYLEKDELPKDRHAQIKKEYNHLIQNNRVAVYNQNNEVTFGHNLNDTNIKLRHLQAARTNKGVQFMSDNSFYYGIFYPDNQGDFVVFVKSSNDSFRSQMIRLSVIMLSVLVLGLLAIYFLSRYLSKIVYKPISNVVERINTVDYNNISTAITTTNTHDEIEELIKSYNKLLGRISESMLLQQNFINYVSHEFKTPLAAISGNLEVFAQKDRTPEEYKKVAKESLDNVFEIENILNNLLLMSGMTKLEASHKQVRVDELIWKIYEKLEPQAREKQSSITIQLQVVNPVLLEMPGNETLLYLALYNIVENAIKYSDAYPIAITLSENDGHLNIEVKDQGKGIPADDLIKITETFYRGKNVDHIKGSGIGLSLSKSIFDHHHIVMKIDSVMNVGTSVLLEFPVHS; from the coding sequence ATGACGCTCAGAAACAGGTTTACTCTTATTTCAAGCCTTTCCTTCGGCATTGTTTCTATTGTCACATTTGTGGTGATATTTTTTGCCTATTATGACAGTACCAGGATCTTTTATTTTGAGAAGCTGAGAAATACAGCGCTTATTTCAGCTATTTATTACCTCGAAAAAGATGAACTTCCAAAAGACAGACATGCCCAGATCAAGAAAGAGTATAATCACCTTATCCAGAATAACAGGGTCGCTGTTTACAATCAAAATAATGAAGTTACTTTTGGACATAATCTGAATGATACGAATATCAAACTGCGCCACCTGCAGGCTGCCAGAACCAATAAGGGCGTTCAGTTTATGTCGGACAACAGTTTTTATTACGGTATTTTTTATCCCGATAACCAGGGAGATTTTGTGGTTTTTGTAAAATCATCCAATGATTCATTTCGCTCCCAGATGATCAGATTATCTGTGATTATGCTGTCTGTGCTTGTACTTGGACTGCTGGCTATTTATTTTCTGAGCAGATACCTTTCAAAAATTGTTTATAAGCCTATCTCGAATGTGGTAGAACGTATTAATACCGTTGATTATAACAATATTTCTACGGCAATTACGACGACCAATACCCATGATGAGATTGAAGAGCTGATTAAATCTTATAATAAGCTGTTAGGGAGAATCTCAGAAAGCATGCTGCTTCAGCAGAATTTTATCAATTATGTCTCTCATGAGTTTAAAACCCCGCTGGCTGCTATTTCTGGAAACCTGGAGGTATTTGCGCAAAAGGATAGGACTCCTGAAGAATATAAAAAAGTAGCTAAGGAGTCTTTAGATAATGTGTTTGAGATAGAAAATATTCTCAATAACCTTTTACTGATGTCAGGAATGACTAAGCTTGAAGCTTCCCATAAGCAGGTGAGGGTAGATGAGCTGATATGGAAAATTTATGAGAAGCTGGAACCTCAGGCCAGAGAAAAACAGTCATCCATTACCATACAGCTTCAGGTGGTAAATCCTGTGTTATTAGAAATGCCCGGGAATGAGACGCTGCTGTACCTGGCTTTGTATAATATTGTGGAAAATGCCATAAAATACTCTGATGCCTATCCCATTGCCATTACACTATCTGAGAATGATGGTCATCTGAATATCGAGGTGAAAGATCAAGGTAAAGGAATTCCGGCGGATGATCTTATCAAAATTACCGAGACCTTCTACCGGGGTAAAAATGTGGATCATATTAAAGGAAGCGGCATCGGCTTATCATTATCGAAAAGTATTTTTGATCATCATCATATTGTAATGAAGATTGATTCTGTGATGAATGTCGGGACAAGTGTTCTTCTTGAATTTCCGGTTCATTCCTGA
- a CDS encoding TolC family protein has translation MRPLKKIIFTLFYIHCFSFFSAQISDTLKMTRKEAEAVFLAKNLDLIAQKLEISQAEARAVQAKYWPNPKLSISEVNLWRTYDIEEQPALIGNWGKNTQISAEIEQVIQTAGKRRKNIELQKIEVEGEKYELQEVLRELKKTVRNTMTEILYNQEQQKIYENQISSIEKLTKSYHNQLSLGNISKAEYIRLKAQEIEFKKKLISLQQEIEDQQLELKGLLMIPSQSYLVITDSFTLPEKQVSELELTQWMEKAKENRPDILRSKNKEKHAEKNLEIQNAMKTPDLAVSIGYDRGGNIMKNFIGVGVSFDLPIFDRNKGNIQEAQLEIQKMKNETRKNRLKSENEVASVFRNYIRTRQVSEEIDDTYESTLDNLLVSHEKNFRLRNISMLEYMDFLDTYIGNKMIILDTKKELNQYYENLQYVVGQDL, from the coding sequence ATGAGACCTTTGAAGAAGATTATTTTTACACTATTTTATATTCATTGCTTTAGTTTCTTTTCAGCGCAGATTTCGGATACTTTGAAAATGACCAGAAAGGAAGCTGAAGCAGTTTTTTTAGCTAAAAACCTGGATTTAATAGCTCAGAAACTGGAAATCTCCCAGGCAGAAGCGCGTGCTGTTCAGGCAAAATACTGGCCTAATCCCAAATTGAGTATCAGTGAAGTCAATCTGTGGCGGACTTATGATATTGAAGAACAGCCTGCTCTTATTGGAAATTGGGGGAAAAATACCCAGATCTCTGCTGAAATAGAACAGGTAATTCAGACGGCAGGTAAAAGAAGAAAGAATATTGAGCTTCAGAAAATAGAAGTGGAAGGTGAAAAGTATGAACTGCAGGAAGTCTTGCGGGAGCTCAAGAAAACGGTAAGAAATACCATGACAGAAATCCTGTACAATCAGGAGCAGCAGAAAATATATGAAAATCAGATTTCTTCCATCGAGAAACTGACAAAATCTTATCACAACCAATTAAGCCTGGGAAATATCAGTAAAGCGGAGTATATCCGTTTAAAAGCGCAGGAAATAGAATTCAAGAAAAAACTGATTTCATTGCAACAGGAAATTGAAGACCAGCAATTGGAGCTGAAAGGTTTGCTGATGATCCCGTCCCAGTCTTATCTCGTTATCACCGATTCGTTTACCCTTCCGGAAAAGCAGGTTTCAGAGCTGGAACTAACACAGTGGATGGAAAAGGCAAAAGAAAACCGCCCGGATATTCTGAGGTCCAAAAATAAGGAGAAGCATGCTGAGAAAAATCTGGAGATACAAAATGCTATGAAAACTCCGGATCTTGCTGTTTCCATAGGATATGACCGTGGCGGAAATATTATGAAGAACTTCATAGGAGTAGGAGTCTCTTTCGACCTCCCGATTTTCGACCGTAATAAAGGCAATATTCAGGAAGCCCAGCTCGAAATTCAAAAGATGAAAAATGAAACCCGCAAGAATAGGCTGAAGTCTGAAAATGAAGTGGCTTCTGTTTTTAGAAATTATATACGGACCCGGCAGGTTTCTGAAGAAATTGATGATACCTATGAGTCTACTTTGGATAATTTATTGGTAAGCCATGAAAAAAACTTCCGGCTGAGAAACATCAGCATGCTGGAATATATGGACTTTTTGGATACTTATATCGGCAATAAAATGATCATCCTGGATACTAAAAAAGAACTTAATCAATACTACGAAAACCTGCAGTATGTTGTAGGACAGGATTTATAA